One Rhodobium gokarnense DNA segment encodes these proteins:
- a CDS encoding EF-Tu C-terminal domain-related protein, producing the protein TEMVMPGDNVTMDVTLIVPIAMEEKLRFAIREGGRTVGAGVVAQIIE; encoded by the coding sequence ACGGAGATGGTGATGCCGGGCGACAACGTGACGATGGACGTGACGCTGATCGTGCCGATCGCGATGGAAGAAAAGCTGCGCTTCGCCATCCGCGAAGGCGGCCGCACGGTTGGAGCAGGGGTGGTGGCGCAGATTATCGAGTAA